The stretch of DNA CTGTCGAACGTCCTCCAGTCCCGCGGAGAGGATACGTGTCTTGCTGCCATTCATCGGCTGTCACTCCAGAAGGTCGTGTGCGGACAGCCCACGGTAGCACACGCCTCAAAACGGTTCATACACGCTTGCCGGAAGGACACAACTAACGCTGGCGGCGCGGCTTGGCTATTTGTCCCCAGACGCGTCCGAGACATTGTCCCGGCAAGCCAACGAAACGGTGATGGTCCTCGCGGGCCTGCGCCCTGCTTTTTTACCTGTAGCCTGTAGCCTCAAGTCTGTAGCCTACCTACGCGTACTCCTGCGTCGTCGGCTTGATGACGATCTCGGCCACGTGGGCGCGCGGCGGCAGGCAGGCGATCATCACGGCGGCGGCTCCGACGTCTTCCGGCTGCAAGATGCGGCCGCGTTGCTCGGCGGTGAGCGGCACGGGGCGGCGCTCGAGGATCGGCGTGTCGACTTCGCCGGGATAGATGTTCGTGACGCGGATGCCGTTTCGCCCTTCCTCGAGTGTGGCAAAGGTGCCGAGCGCGGTCGCGGCGAATTTCGACGCACAGTAGGCCACGCCCGCCAGCCGCAGCGCTCGTTTGCCCGCGATCGACGACACGTTGATGATCAGCCCGTCGCCCCGGCTGCGCATCTGCGGCAACACGGCCTGCATGCAGTGAAACGTGCCGCTGAGGTTGATATCCAAAAGCATCTGCCAATCCTCGGGCGTGGTGTCGGCCAGCGCGCGGTGGACGACGTTCGTGCCGGCCGAGTTGACTAAAATATCGACATGCCCGAGTTCCCTCGTCGCCCATTGAAATAGTTGCTCGACACTGGCTCGATCAGCGACATCGACCGAATGGCAGAGCATCGGCGCCGACCGGGCATGCTTTGCCGCGGCTTCCAGCAACACATCCGCCCGCCGCCCCGCGATCGCC from Pirellulales bacterium encodes:
- a CDS encoding SDR family oxidoreductase, whose translation is MKLQGKNAVVTGGGTGIGLGIAVALAAEGCRVAIAGRRADVLLEAAAKHARSAPMLCHSVDVADRASVEQLFQWATRELGHVDILVNSAGTNVVHRALADTTPEDWQMLLDINLSGTFHCMQAVLPQMRSRGDGLIINVSSIAGKRALRLAGVAYCASKFAATALGTFATLEEGRNGIRVTNIYPGEVDTPILERRPVPLTAEQRGRILQPEDVGAAAVMIACLPPRAHVAEIVIKPTTQEYA